One segment of Myxococcus xanthus DNA contains the following:
- the coxB gene encoding cytochrome c oxidase subunit II yields MSELLNNILFLPEAASTFAERIDSLHHFVVGTTMVMSTAVGLAALFFFFRYRRRLPAQATEYIVPTLKTEFLFVSVPLVFFLAWFGIGFRDFTWVTTPPKDSMDVYVMGKQWMWKFSYPEGPNGVNVLHVPVNRPVRLLITSRDVLHSFYVPAFRIKMDALPGRYTQIWFEATKPGTYQVLCTEYCGLSHSKMLAEVVVLPQEEYENWIQEQRRGRLQDRQDALADNSLVPPVARMVEQGQVLAGTQGCLKCHSVDGSQHIGPTFLGMYDRVEKLDDGQTIRVDEAYITQSMMDPGAHLVAGYQNVMPTYQGKLQGPETAAIVEYIKSLRTPNVREGASEGPAYDAIQ; encoded by the coding sequence ATGAGCGAGCTTCTCAACAATATCCTGTTCCTCCCGGAGGCCGCGTCCACGTTCGCGGAACGCATCGACTCGCTGCATCACTTCGTCGTGGGTACGACGATGGTGATGTCGACGGCGGTCGGTCTGGCGGCCCTGTTCTTCTTCTTCCGTTACCGCCGCCGCCTCCCGGCGCAGGCGACGGAGTACATCGTCCCCACCCTGAAGACGGAGTTCCTCTTCGTCTCCGTTCCCCTCGTGTTCTTCCTGGCCTGGTTCGGTATCGGGTTCCGGGACTTCACGTGGGTCACCACGCCGCCCAAGGACTCGATGGATGTCTACGTCATGGGCAAGCAGTGGATGTGGAAGTTCTCCTACCCGGAGGGCCCCAACGGGGTGAACGTGCTGCACGTACCGGTAAACCGTCCGGTGCGTCTGCTCATCACCTCGCGTGACGTGCTGCACTCCTTCTACGTGCCGGCCTTCCGCATCAAGATGGATGCGCTCCCGGGCCGCTACACGCAGATCTGGTTCGAGGCGACCAAGCCGGGCACGTACCAGGTGCTGTGCACCGAGTACTGCGGCCTGTCGCACTCGAAGATGCTGGCCGAGGTCGTCGTGCTCCCGCAGGAGGAGTACGAGAACTGGATCCAGGAGCAGCGCCGCGGCCGTCTGCAGGACCGTCAGGACGCGCTGGCGGACAACTCCCTGGTGCCGCCGGTGGCGCGCATGGTGGAGCAGGGCCAGGTGCTCGCGGGCACCCAGGGCTGCCTCAAGTGCCACTCGGTGGACGGCTCGCAGCACATCGGCCCGACCTTCCTGGGCATGTACGACCGCGTGGAGAAGCTCGATGACGGGCAGACCATCCGCGTGGACGAGGCCTATATCACCCAGTCGATGATGGACCCGGGCGCCCACCTGGTGGCGGGCTACCAGAACGTGATGCCGACCTACCAGGGCAAGCTGCAGGGCCCGGAGACGGCCGCCATCGTCGAGTACATCAAGTCGCTTCGCACTCCGAACGTCCGTGAGGGCGCCTCCGAGGGACCCGCCTATGACGCCATCCAGTAG
- a CDS encoding cytochrome C oxidase subunit IV family protein, with amino-acid sequence MGIANESRQEEQNMREEHHGAGRYWLIWGLLLVLTVVTVVTGRIHIPTWGLVLALVIASTKGTLVLLYFMHLADHRGANRLVFAVSIIFVVLLLAIPLVDLGTRFRGATPPGSTYSDLQAIDIGADAEEGRYGGAIRKQGKTGEESGAPKQ; translated from the coding sequence ATGGGCATTGCCAACGAATCCCGGCAAGAAGAACAGAACATGCGCGAGGAGCACCACGGAGCGGGCCGTTACTGGCTCATCTGGGGTCTGCTGCTGGTGCTGACGGTTGTCACGGTCGTCACCGGCCGTATCCACATCCCCACCTGGGGCCTGGTGCTGGCGCTCGTCATCGCCTCCACCAAGGGCACGCTGGTGCTGCTCTACTTCATGCACCTGGCTGACCACCGCGGCGCCAACCGGCTGGTGTTCGCCGTCTCCATCATCTTCGTGGTGTTGTTGCTCGCCATTCCGCTGGTGGACCTGGGCACCCGCTTCCGCGGCGCCACGCCTCCGGGTTCGACGTACAGCGACCTGCAGGCGATCGACATCGGCGCGGATGCCGAGGAAGGCCGCTACGGCGGCGCCATCCGCAAGCAAGGGAAGACGGGCGAGGAGTCCGGCGCTCCCAAGCAGTAG
- a CDS encoding SCO family protein, which translates to MMSTRSYILPRACRAGFLAAAALVLAVAVPAFAMPGAGKTPRAILEAQQDLPPPIQGVDVQEHLGELVPMDTRFLDASGREVRLGDVVPKARPTLLTLVYYNCPMLCNLVLNAQVQSMKELGLELGKDYEAVTVSIDPDDTPAQSMERRRRHLQSMGKPETAPWHFLTGTDAEIRRLADALGFKYTYDESTKQYAHAAVVHVLTPEGSISRYLYGTTFPPSDMKLALLEAANGRVGTSFDQIILSCFKYDTASRRYGFYIFGFIRLGGIAVFCALATMLIYFWRRELKKGAAA; encoded by the coding sequence ATGATGTCCACCCGCTCCTACATCCTTCCGCGCGCCTGCCGCGCGGGCTTCCTCGCCGCGGCGGCGCTGGTGCTGGCCGTCGCGGTGCCAGCCTTCGCCATGCCAGGTGCCGGGAAGACGCCCCGGGCCATCCTGGAGGCACAGCAGGACCTGCCGCCCCCCATCCAGGGTGTGGACGTGCAGGAGCATCTGGGGGAGCTGGTGCCCATGGACACCCGCTTCCTCGACGCCTCCGGGCGCGAGGTGCGCCTGGGCGACGTGGTGCCGAAGGCGCGGCCCACCCTGCTGACGCTCGTCTATTACAACTGTCCCATGCTCTGTAACCTGGTGCTCAACGCCCAGGTGCAGTCCATGAAGGAGCTCGGGCTCGAGCTGGGCAAGGACTACGAAGCCGTTACCGTCAGCATCGACCCTGACGACACGCCCGCCCAGAGCATGGAGCGGCGGCGACGGCACCTGCAGTCCATGGGCAAGCCGGAGACGGCCCCCTGGCACTTCCTGACCGGCACGGACGCGGAAATCCGCCGGCTCGCCGACGCCCTGGGCTTCAAGTACACCTACGACGAGAGCACGAAGCAGTACGCCCACGCAGCCGTGGTGCACGTGCTCACGCCGGAAGGCAGCATCTCCCGGTATCTCTACGGGACGACGTTTCCCCCCTCGGACATGAAGCTGGCGTTGCTGGAGGCGGCCAATGGCCGCGTGGGTACCAGCTTCGATCAGATCATCCTGTCCTGCTTCAAGTATGACACCGCCAGTCGGCGGTATGGCTTCTACATCTTCGGGTTCATCCGCCTGGGCGGCATAGCCGTGTTCTGCGCCCTGGCGACGATGCTGATCTACTTCTGGAGGCGCGAGCTGAAGAAAGGCGCGGCGGCATGA
- a CDS encoding cytochrome c oxidase subunit 3 family protein yields the protein MQSSSHAAGGAALPVPRLAGHFASLEVQNHAARLGMWLFLATEILLFAGLFICYGVYRFLFPEAWAAASRSLDLTLGTVNTVVLITSSLTAALAVHYAKEGKNKMVAVQIGLTLVMAVGFLVIKYFEYHHKFEIGTLPGRFYSYEGIQLPGVPLYFTVYFCATALHGIHVVIGMIVLAFSMVRALKKADFGPNNYTMVELGSMYWHLVDLVWIFLFPMLYLV from the coding sequence ATGCAGTCTAGTTCTCACGCCGCCGGGGGCGCCGCCCTGCCCGTCCCCCGGCTCGCCGGCCACTTCGCCTCGCTCGAGGTGCAGAACCACGCCGCGCGACTGGGCATGTGGCTGTTCCTGGCGACGGAAATCCTGCTCTTCGCCGGCCTCTTCATCTGCTACGGCGTCTACCGCTTCCTCTTCCCGGAGGCGTGGGCCGCCGCCAGCCGCAGCCTGGACCTGACGCTGGGCACCGTTAATACGGTGGTGCTCATCACCTCCTCGCTCACCGCGGCGCTCGCGGTGCACTACGCGAAGGAGGGGAAGAACAAGATGGTCGCGGTGCAGATTGGCCTCACGCTGGTGATGGCCGTCGGCTTCCTCGTCATCAAGTACTTCGAGTATCACCACAAGTTCGAGATTGGCACGCTGCCGGGCCGCTTCTACTCGTACGAGGGCATCCAGCTTCCGGGCGTGCCCCTGTACTTTACGGTCTACTTCTGCGCGACGGCCCTGCACGGCATCCACGTCGTCATCGGCATGATCGTGCTGGCCTTCTCCATGGTCCGCGCGCTGAAGAAGGCTGACTTCGGGCCGAACAACTACACGATGGTCGAGCTGGGCAGCATGTACTGGCACCTCGTCGACCTGGTGTGGATCTTCCTCTTCCCGATGCTGTACCTCGTTTGA
- the ctaD gene encoding cytochrome c oxidase subunit I codes for MTPSSSIAAPGATPAPEEHHDHHPNYLVDGTTIKSWLLTVDHKRIGLMFLFWVLLFFLVGGIFALLIRVELLTPGPTIMDAMTYNRTFTLHGLVMIFLFMIPAIPAVFGNFMLPLMLGAKDVAFPRLNLLSLYIYLAGAVLALWGMLNGGLDTGWTFYTPYSAHTTTTVAPVLFGAFIIGFSSIVTGINFIVTCHTMRAPGITWFKMPLFVWAIYATSCIQVLATPVIGLLLVLVTVENLFGFGMFDPARGGDPVLFQHLFWFYSHPAVYIMVLPSFGVMSEVVATYSRKNIFGYRAVAYSSLGIAFVGFFAWGHHMFVSGQSTFAGGLFGVLTMIVGVFTAIKVFNWVGTVYKGAVEFKTPFAYFCGFLFFTVFGGMTGIALGTVSLDVAWHDTYFVVAHFHFIMVGATIMAFLAALHYWFPKMFGRTYHEGWGLVAAALIILGFNATFIPQFLLGNNGMPRRYYEYPERFQALNVASTAGATLLAFGFIIIAMYLTYALIYGKASGKNPWRSKGYEWLSESPPPTHNFVGPQPEFPEEPHFYVDPKKAEVPDAV; via the coding sequence ATGACGCCATCCAGTAGCATTGCAGCCCCGGGCGCCACCCCCGCGCCCGAGGAGCATCACGACCACCACCCGAACTACCTGGTTGACGGCACCACCATCAAATCGTGGCTGCTGACGGTTGACCACAAGCGTATCGGGCTCATGTTCCTGTTCTGGGTCCTGCTGTTCTTCCTCGTGGGCGGCATCTTCGCGCTGCTCATCCGGGTGGAGCTGCTGACGCCGGGCCCGACCATCATGGACGCGATGACGTACAACCGTACGTTCACGCTCCATGGCCTGGTCATGATCTTCCTGTTCATGATTCCGGCCATCCCCGCCGTCTTCGGCAACTTCATGTTGCCGCTGATGCTGGGTGCCAAGGACGTGGCCTTCCCCCGGCTGAACCTGCTGTCGCTCTACATCTACCTGGCCGGCGCGGTGCTCGCGCTGTGGGGCATGCTCAACGGCGGCCTGGACACGGGCTGGACGTTCTACACCCCGTACAGCGCGCACACGACGACCACGGTGGCGCCGGTGCTGTTCGGTGCGTTCATCATCGGGTTCAGCTCCATCGTCACGGGCATCAACTTCATCGTGACGTGCCACACGATGCGCGCACCGGGCATCACCTGGTTCAAGATGCCGCTGTTCGTGTGGGCCATCTACGCCACCAGCTGCATCCAGGTGCTGGCCACGCCGGTCATCGGCCTGCTGCTGGTCCTGGTGACGGTGGAGAACCTGTTCGGGTTCGGCATGTTCGACCCGGCGCGCGGCGGTGACCCGGTGCTCTTCCAGCACCTGTTCTGGTTCTACAGCCACCCGGCCGTGTACATCATGGTGCTGCCGTCCTTCGGCGTGATGAGCGAGGTCGTCGCGACCTACAGCCGCAAGAACATCTTCGGCTACCGCGCGGTGGCGTACTCCAGCCTGGGCATCGCCTTCGTGGGTTTCTTCGCGTGGGGCCACCACATGTTCGTGTCTGGCCAGTCCACCTTCGCGGGCGGCCTGTTCGGCGTGCTGACCATGATTGTGGGCGTGTTCACCGCCATCAAGGTCTTCAACTGGGTGGGCACCGTCTACAAGGGCGCGGTCGAGTTCAAGACGCCCTTCGCCTACTTCTGCGGCTTCCTGTTCTTCACCGTGTTCGGTGGCATGACAGGCATCGCGCTGGGCACGGTGTCGCTGGACGTCGCCTGGCACGACACCTACTTCGTGGTGGCGCACTTCCACTTCATCATGGTGGGCGCGACCATCATGGCCTTCCTGGCCGCCCTCCACTACTGGTTCCCGAAGATGTTCGGGCGCACGTACCACGAGGGTTGGGGTCTGGTGGCCGCGGCGCTCATCATCCTGGGCTTCAACGCCACGTTCATTCCCCAGTTCCTGCTGGGCAACAACGGCATGCCGCGGCGCTACTACGAGTACCCGGAGCGCTTCCAGGCGCTGAACGTGGCCTCCACGGCCGGCGCGACGCTGCTGGCGTTCGGGTTCATCATCATCGCCATGTACCTGACGTACGCCCTGATCTACGGCAAGGCGTCCGGCAAGAACCCGTGGCGCAGCAAGGGCTACGAGTGGCTGTCCGAGTCTCCGCCGCCGACCCACAACTTCGTGGGGCCGCAGCCGGAGTTCCCGGAAGAGCCCCACTTCTACGTGGACCCCAAGAAGGCCGAGGTGCCCGATGCAGTCTAG
- a CDS encoding DUF3341 domain-containing protein has translation MEATVLDSWVLAEFSTPDALVTATRQMREKGFEGMDTYSPYPLHGGSEALGLPPSRVPFIALCGGLTGVATALAMQTWMNTIDYPLNIGGRPLLSLPAWVPITFELGVLFAAFGIFFGLLGLSRLPQPYHPVFESEEFRTASTHGYWLSVPQATGTDAAPVMDQLKALGATQVTLVTGEKE, from the coding sequence ATGGAAGCCACCGTTCTCGATTCCTGGGTCCTGGCGGAGTTCTCGACGCCGGACGCCCTCGTGACCGCCACCCGCCAGATGCGGGAGAAGGGCTTCGAGGGAATGGACACCTACTCTCCGTACCCGCTGCACGGCGGGTCGGAGGCCCTGGGTCTGCCGCCCTCGCGCGTGCCCTTCATCGCCCTGTGCGGCGGCCTGACGGGCGTGGCCACGGCGCTGGCCATGCAGACGTGGATGAACACCATCGACTACCCGCTCAACATCGGCGGTCGCCCGCTGCTGTCGCTGCCGGCGTGGGTGCCCATCACGTTCGAGCTGGGGGTGCTGTTCGCCGCCTTCGGCATCTTCTTCGGTCTGCTGGGGCTCAGCCGCCTGCCCCAGCCGTACCACCCCGTCTTCGAGTCCGAGGAGTTCCGCACCGCCTCCACGCACGGCTACTGGCTGAGCGTGCCCCAGGCGACGGGCACGGACGCGGCGCCGGTCATGGATCAGCTCAAGGCCCTGGGCGCGACCCAGGTGACCCTCGTCACGGGAGAGAAGGAATGA
- a CDS encoding c-type cytochrome produces the protein MRWLIPAAGLATLTGCNVSSEFLQRMEHQAKYEYYEASDFWADGRAMRTPPVGTVPRERFEKLPELKDPTQRQVALTGRSAGQPVAHLPITVDQNLLTLGQKKYNIVCSQCHGVLGDGNSIVAENMALRLPPSLLDLESKSDGHFYVAINEGYGVMPSFSGELDLRERWAVVAYVRALQTARNTRTDGQQPVPQENR, from the coding sequence ATGAGGTGGCTCATCCCCGCCGCCGGACTCGCCACGCTCACGGGCTGCAACGTCAGCTCGGAGTTCCTCCAGCGCATGGAGCACCAGGCGAAGTACGAGTACTACGAGGCGTCCGACTTCTGGGCGGACGGTCGCGCCATGCGCACGCCTCCCGTGGGCACGGTTCCGCGTGAGCGCTTCGAGAAGCTCCCCGAGCTCAAGGACCCGACCCAGCGCCAGGTGGCCCTCACCGGCCGCAGCGCCGGCCAGCCGGTGGCCCACCTGCCCATCACGGTGGACCAGAACCTGCTGACCCTGGGTCAGAAGAAGTACAACATCGTCTGCTCGCAGTGTCACGGCGTGCTCGGCGATGGAAACAGCATCGTCGCGGAGAACATGGCCCTGCGCCTGCCTCCCTCGCTGCTGGACCTGGAGAGCAAGTCGGACGGCCACTTCTACGTGGCCATCAACGAGGGCTACGGCGTGATGCCGTCCTTCTCCGGTGAGCTCGACCTGCGCGAGCGCTGGGCCGTGGTCGCCTACGTCCGCGCACTCCAGACGGCCCGCAATACCCGCACGGACGGCCAGCAGCCCGTTCCGCAGGAGAACCGATGA
- the nrfD gene encoding NrfD/PsrC family molybdoenzyme membrane anchor subunit, with protein MAETASTTYHDPLEPRPLVAPHHDDATLNETLLDHVWRKPGKGWFMLFGLSLSALGLLVIGVTYTLARGIGVWGNNQPVGWAFDIINFVWWVGIGHAGTLISAILLLFQQKWRTSINRFAEAMTLFAVMCAGLFPLLHTGRPWFAFWLFPYPSTLGAWPQFRSPLVWDVFAISTYLTVSALFWFVGLIPDLAALRDSSKTKLQRTIYGLFALGWRGSGRHWHNYKIAYLLLAGLSTPLVVSVHTIVSFDFAVSLLPGWHATIFPPYFVAGAVFSGFAMVITLIIPARKYLGLRDVITDRHLENMNKVILATGLLVSYGYLMEHFVAWYSQNQYELWTFYVNRATGPYAGVYWLMIACNVITPNIFWFKKCRTNIAIMWVASIAVNIGMWCERFIIIVTSLSQDFLPSSWGIYTPTWVDWSIYIGTLGLFGTLFLLFLKFVPAVAISEVKELQLELKHAAHQHGSDDALAGAGTLTHGAH; from the coding sequence ATGGCTGAAACTGCTTCCACCACGTATCACGACCCGCTCGAGCCACGACCCCTCGTCGCGCCGCACCATGACGACGCGACCCTGAACGAGACGCTGCTGGACCATGTCTGGCGCAAGCCGGGCAAGGGCTGGTTCATGCTCTTCGGCCTGTCGCTCAGCGCCCTGGGCCTGCTCGTCATCGGTGTCACCTACACGCTGGCCCGCGGTATCGGCGTGTGGGGTAACAACCAGCCTGTCGGCTGGGCGTTCGACATCATCAACTTCGTCTGGTGGGTCGGTATCGGCCACGCCGGTACGCTCATCTCCGCCATCCTCCTGCTCTTCCAGCAGAAGTGGCGCACGAGCATCAACCGGTTCGCGGAAGCCATGACGCTGTTCGCCGTCATGTGCGCCGGTCTGTTCCCACTGCTGCACACCGGCCGTCCCTGGTTCGCCTTCTGGCTGTTCCCCTACCCCAGCACCCTGGGCGCGTGGCCGCAGTTCCGCTCGCCGCTGGTGTGGGACGTGTTCGCCATCTCGACGTACCTCACGGTGTCCGCGCTCTTCTGGTTCGTGGGCCTCATCCCGGACCTGGCGGCGCTGCGTGATTCGTCCAAGACGAAGCTCCAGCGGACCATCTACGGCCTGTTCGCGCTCGGTTGGCGCGGCTCCGGTCGGCACTGGCACAACTACAAGATTGCGTACCTGCTGCTGGCCGGTCTCTCCACGCCGCTCGTGGTGTCCGTGCACACCATCGTTTCGTTCGACTTCGCCGTCTCCCTGCTGCCCGGCTGGCACGCCACCATCTTCCCGCCCTACTTCGTGGCCGGCGCCGTGTTCAGCGGCTTCGCGATGGTGATCACGCTCATCATCCCGGCGCGCAAGTACCTGGGTCTGCGGGACGTCATCACGGACCGCCACCTGGAGAACATGAACAAGGTCATCCTGGCGACGGGTCTGCTCGTCTCCTATGGGTACCTGATGGAGCACTTCGTCGCCTGGTACTCGCAGAACCAGTACGAGCTCTGGACCTTCTACGTGAACCGCGCCACGGGCCCCTACGCCGGCGTGTACTGGCTGATGATCGCCTGCAACGTCATCACCCCGAACATCTTCTGGTTCAAGAAGTGCCGCACCAACATCGCCATCATGTGGGTGGCGTCCATCGCGGTGAACATCGGCATGTGGTGCGAGCGGTTCATCATCATCGTCACCTCGCTGAGCCAGGACTTCCTGCCGTCCTCCTGGGGCATCTACACCCCGACGTGGGTGGACTGGTCCATCTACATCGGCACGCTGGGCCTGTTCGGCACCCTGTTCCTCCTGTTCCTCAAGTTCGTGCCCGCGGTCGCCATCAGCGAAGTGAAGGAGCTCCAGCTCGAGCTCAAGCACGCCGCTCACCAGCACGGCTCTGATGATGCGCTTGCCGGCGCCGGCACCCTCACCCACGGAGCTCACTAA